In Gopherus flavomarginatus isolate rGopFla2 chromosome 1, rGopFla2.mat.asm, whole genome shotgun sequence, a single genomic region encodes these proteins:
- the TUBGCP5 gene encoding gamma-tubulin complex component 5 isoform X3, whose product MEGEEIYFGPDIDTPDWSEESEGEEDAQQPLSREDSGIQVDRTPQEEQDQNKKTVSQVTWKVGEPDARSWLEQHVVPQYWTGRAPRFSHSFHLHSNLAAVWDQHLYSSDPLYMPEERTLVTETQIIRETLWLLSGVKKLFIFQLNEGKVTVRNDIIVTHLTHNCLRSVLEQIAAYGQVVFRLQKFIDEVMGHSSESVIPGTISTPKKTTEPPFRTYQAFMWALYKYFISFKEELTEIEKCVINKDKTVTLSIVVDKLSPRLAQLKVLHKVFSTGIAEVPQVPPDTRNVVRASHLLNTLYKAILEYDNVGEASEQTVSLLFSLWVETVRPYLQTVDEWIVHGNLFDPAKEFIIQRNKNVPVNHRDFWYATYTLYSVSEKMENEEKMSDNASASSGSDQAPSSRQHTMVSFLKPVLKQIIMAGKSMQLLKNLQSKDDSPRQAASRDAERKSLYTLFLESVQSRLRHGEESVPDIITEQQATKQSLIKMQSIAERHLELDDVHDPLLAINFARLYLEQSDFHEKFTGGDVCVDRSSESVTCQTFELTLRSCLYPHIDKQYLECCGNLMQTLKKDYRLVEYLQAMRNFFLLEAGDTMYDFYTSIFDKIREKETWQNVSFLNVQLQEAVGQRYPEDSSRLSISFESIDTAKKKLPVHTLDGLTLSYKVPWPVDIVISLECQKIYNQVFLLLLQIKWAKYSLDVLRFDELVNATEKPQLKEGPQLEQETVPQFGSQTELIKQQIHRMFLLRVKLMHFVNSLHNYIMTRILHSTGLEFQHQVEEAKDLDQLIKIHYRYLSTIHDRCLLREKVSFVKEAIMKVLNLVLMFADRWQAGLGAWKMESIEKMESDFKNCHMFLVTVLNKAVCRGSFPHLESLAVSLMAGMEQS is encoded by the exons ATGGAAGGGGAAGAAATTTATTTTGGTCCTGACATAGACACACCA GATTGGTCTGAAGAAAGTGAAGGGGAGGAGGATGCTCAACAACCTCTGAGCAGGGAAGATTCAGGCATTCAAGTAGACAGGACACCACAAGAAGAACAagatcaaaacaagaaaacagTGTCTCAGGTCACATGGAAAG TGGGTGAACCTGATGCACGCAGCTGGCTGGAACAGCATGTGGTTCCTCAATATTGGACAGGAAGAGCTCCTCGTTTTTCTCACAGTTTTCACCTACATTCCAATTTAGCTGCTGTCTG GGACCAACACTTGTACAGCAGTGATCCCTTATATATGCCAGAAGAAAGAACTCTTGTAACTGAAACACAGATTATCCGGGAAACTCTCTG GCTTCTTTCAGGGGTGAAAAAGCTCTTTATATTCCAGCTGAATGAGGGAAAGGTGACTGTGAGAAATGACATTATTGTAACTCATTTGACCCAT AACTGCTTAAGATCAGTGTTGGAGCAGATAGCAGCATATGGACAAGTTGTGTTTAGGCTGCAGAAGTTCATTGATGAAGTGATGGGGCACAGCTCAGAAAGTGTAATACCTGGAACCATTTCCACTCCCAAGAAAACTACAGAACCCCCATTTAGAACCTACCAAGCTTTTATGTGGGCCTTGTACAAGTACTTCATTAGTTTCAAAGAAGAGCTTACTGAAATTGAGAAATGCGTAATCAACAAAG ACAAAACAGTCACTCTTTCAATAGTAGTAGATAAGTTGTCACCTCGACTGGCACAGCTTAAGGTACTTCACAAAGTTTTCAGCACAGGGATAGCAGAAGTACCACAAGTACCACCTGATACTCGAAATGTTGTAAGAGCGTCTCATTTGCTTAATACACTCTACAAAGCTATTCTTGAATATGACAACGTTGGAGAAGCATCTGAGCAAACT GtatccctcctcttctctctctgggTTGAAACAGTAAGGCCGTATTTGCAGACAGTGGATGAGTGGATTGTCCATGGTAACTTGTTTGATCCTGCTAAGGAATTTATCATTCAGAG AAACAAAAATGTCCCAGTTAATCACAGGGATTTTTGGTATGCTACCTACACATTATATAGTGTGTCAGAAAAGATGGAGAATGAAGAGAAAATGAGTGATAATGCAAGTGCCAGCTCTGGCAGTGATCAGGCTCCCTCAAGCAGGCAGCACACAATGGTCTCCTTTCTGAAACCAGTACTAAAACAAATCATCATGGCTGGAAAGTCCATGCAATTGTTGAAGAACCTACAATCCAAAGATGATTCTCCACGGCAAGCTGCATCAAGAG ATGCAGAAAGAAAGAGTTTGTACACACTATTTCTGGAGTCTGTGCAGTCCCGTCTGCGGCATGGGGAAGAATCTGTTCCAGATATTATTACAGAACAACAAGCTACAAAGCAGAGTTTGATAAAGATGCAGTCTATAGCAGAGAGACACTTAGAACTGGATGATGTTCATGATCCATTGCTGGCTATTAACTTTGCTAG gcTGTATTTGGAGCAAAGTGACTTTCATGAGAAATTTACTGGTGGTGATGTTTGCGTGGATAGATCGTCTGAATCAGTGACATGCCAGACATTTGAACTGACACTGAGGTcttgcctttatcctcacatagATAAGCAATATCTGGAATGCTGTGGCAACCTAATGCAAACTTTAAAGAAGGATTACAG GCTGGTAGAGTACTTGCAGGCAATGCGAAACTTTTTTTTGCTTGAAGCTGGGGATACTATGTATGATTTCTACACATCTATTTTTGATAAAATAAGAGAAAAGGAAACTTGGCAGAATGTATCATTCCTAAATGTCCAACTCCAGGAAGCAGTTGGACAACGTTACCCAGAGGACAGTTCAAG GCTGTCAATATCTTTTGAAAGTATCGATACAGCAAAGAAGAAACTCCCTGTCCATACCTTAGATGGCTTAACATTGAGCTATAAG GTCCCTTGGCCTGTGGATATAGTTATAAGTTTAGAATGTCAAAAAATTTACAATCAGGTGTTTCTTCTCTTATTACAAATAAAGTGGGCCAAGTATAGCTTAGATGTTTTACGATTTGATG AACTGGTAAATGCTACCGAAAAACCACAGCTTAAAGAAGGACCTCAGTTAGAACAAGAGACAGTTCCTCAGTTTGGATCACAAACAGAACTTATAAAACAACAAATTCACCGCATGTTCCTCTTAAGAGTGAAACTCATGCATTTTGTTAACAGCTTGCACAACTACATCATGACCAGG ATTCTTCACAGTACAGGTTTGGAGTTTCAGCATCAGGTAGAAGAAGCCAAAGATTTAGATCAACTGATTAAAATTCATTATAGATATTTGTCTACAATCCATGATCGCTGCCTGCTGAGAGAAAAG
- the TUBGCP5 gene encoding gamma-tubulin complex component 5 isoform X1 codes for MAGQPARWSPLEQAQDRDVRALIRRLTGLREAQGGEEPGGRFQTALIFAWSNFRFHRFLDVSSHKVERTIEGIYEKLIVHSDLSKAASWKRLIEKFLNSPLPSTEETKTDAHYGILSLLLCLSDSPSNTNYVEKPRDKEVEKEEEFDWGKYLMEGEEIYFGPDIDTPDWSEESEGEEDAQQPLSREDSGIQVDRTPQEEQDQNKKTVSQVTWKVGEPDARSWLEQHVVPQYWTGRAPRFSHSFHLHSNLAAVWDQHLYSSDPLYMPEERTLVTETQIIRETLWLLSGVKKLFIFQLNEGKVTVRNDIIVTHLTHNCLRSVLEQIAAYGQVVFRLQKFIDEVMGHSSESVIPGTISTPKKTTEPPFRTYQAFMWALYKYFISFKEELTEIEKCVINKDKTVTLSIVVDKLSPRLAQLKVLHKVFSTGIAEVPQVPPDTRNVVRASHLLNTLYKAILEYDNVGEASEQTVSLLFSLWVETVRPYLQTVDEWIVHGNLFDPAKEFIIQRNKNVPVNHRDFWYATYTLYSVSEKMENEEKMSDNASASSGSDQAPSSRQHTMVSFLKPVLKQIIMAGKSMQLLKNLQSKDDSPRQAASRDAERKSLYTLFLESVQSRLRHGEESVPDIITEQQATKQSLIKMQSIAERHLELDDVHDPLLAINFARLYLEQSDFHEKFTGGDVCVDRSSESVTCQTFELTLRSCLYPHIDKQYLECCGNLMQTLKKDYRLVEYLQAMRNFFLLEAGDTMYDFYTSIFDKIREKETWQNVSFLNVQLQEAVGQRYPEDSSRLSISFESIDTAKKKLPVHTLDGLTLSYKVPWPVDIVISLECQKIYNQVFLLLLQIKWAKYSLDVLRFDELVNATEKPQLKEGPQLEQETVPQFGSQTELIKQQIHRMFLLRVKLMHFVNSLHNYIMTRILHSTGLEFQHQVEEAKDLDQLIKIHYRYLSTIHDRCLLREKVSFVKEAIMKVLNLVLMFADRWQAGLGAWKMESIEKMESDFKNCHMFLVTVLNKAVCRGSFPHLESLAVSLMAGMEQS; via the exons ATGGCCGGTCAGCCCGCGCGCTGGAGCCCCCTCGAGCAGGCGCAGGACCGCGACGTCCGGGCGCTGATCCGGCGCCTGACCGGCCTCCGCGAGGcgcagggcggggaggagcccggCGGCCGCTTCCAGACGGCGCTAATCTTCGCCTGGTCCAACTTCAG ATTTCATCGGTTTCTTGATGTAAGCAGTCACAAAGTAGAGAGGACAATAGAGGG aatttaTGAAAAACTGATTGTTCATTCAGACCTCAGTAAAGCCGCAAGCTGGAAAAGACTAATAGAAAAGTTTCTGAACTCACCACTTCCGAGCACTGAAGAAACAAAG aCAGATGCTCATTACGGCATACTATCTCTCCTACTGTGCTTGTCCGATTCTCCTTCCAACACCAACTATGTGGAAAAGCCAAGAGATAAAGAAGTGG AAAAGGAAGAAGAATTTGACTGGGGAAAGTACTTGATGGAAGGGGAAGAAATTTATTTTGGTCCTGACATAGACACACCA GATTGGTCTGAAGAAAGTGAAGGGGAGGAGGATGCTCAACAACCTCTGAGCAGGGAAGATTCAGGCATTCAAGTAGACAGGACACCACAAGAAGAACAagatcaaaacaagaaaacagTGTCTCAGGTCACATGGAAAG TGGGTGAACCTGATGCACGCAGCTGGCTGGAACAGCATGTGGTTCCTCAATATTGGACAGGAAGAGCTCCTCGTTTTTCTCACAGTTTTCACCTACATTCCAATTTAGCTGCTGTCTG GGACCAACACTTGTACAGCAGTGATCCCTTATATATGCCAGAAGAAAGAACTCTTGTAACTGAAACACAGATTATCCGGGAAACTCTCTG GCTTCTTTCAGGGGTGAAAAAGCTCTTTATATTCCAGCTGAATGAGGGAAAGGTGACTGTGAGAAATGACATTATTGTAACTCATTTGACCCAT AACTGCTTAAGATCAGTGTTGGAGCAGATAGCAGCATATGGACAAGTTGTGTTTAGGCTGCAGAAGTTCATTGATGAAGTGATGGGGCACAGCTCAGAAAGTGTAATACCTGGAACCATTTCCACTCCCAAGAAAACTACAGAACCCCCATTTAGAACCTACCAAGCTTTTATGTGGGCCTTGTACAAGTACTTCATTAGTTTCAAAGAAGAGCTTACTGAAATTGAGAAATGCGTAATCAACAAAG ACAAAACAGTCACTCTTTCAATAGTAGTAGATAAGTTGTCACCTCGACTGGCACAGCTTAAGGTACTTCACAAAGTTTTCAGCACAGGGATAGCAGAAGTACCACAAGTACCACCTGATACTCGAAATGTTGTAAGAGCGTCTCATTTGCTTAATACACTCTACAAAGCTATTCTTGAATATGACAACGTTGGAGAAGCATCTGAGCAAACT GtatccctcctcttctctctctgggTTGAAACAGTAAGGCCGTATTTGCAGACAGTGGATGAGTGGATTGTCCATGGTAACTTGTTTGATCCTGCTAAGGAATTTATCATTCAGAG AAACAAAAATGTCCCAGTTAATCACAGGGATTTTTGGTATGCTACCTACACATTATATAGTGTGTCAGAAAAGATGGAGAATGAAGAGAAAATGAGTGATAATGCAAGTGCCAGCTCTGGCAGTGATCAGGCTCCCTCAAGCAGGCAGCACACAATGGTCTCCTTTCTGAAACCAGTACTAAAACAAATCATCATGGCTGGAAAGTCCATGCAATTGTTGAAGAACCTACAATCCAAAGATGATTCTCCACGGCAAGCTGCATCAAGAG ATGCAGAAAGAAAGAGTTTGTACACACTATTTCTGGAGTCTGTGCAGTCCCGTCTGCGGCATGGGGAAGAATCTGTTCCAGATATTATTACAGAACAACAAGCTACAAAGCAGAGTTTGATAAAGATGCAGTCTATAGCAGAGAGACACTTAGAACTGGATGATGTTCATGATCCATTGCTGGCTATTAACTTTGCTAG gcTGTATTTGGAGCAAAGTGACTTTCATGAGAAATTTACTGGTGGTGATGTTTGCGTGGATAGATCGTCTGAATCAGTGACATGCCAGACATTTGAACTGACACTGAGGTcttgcctttatcctcacatagATAAGCAATATCTGGAATGCTGTGGCAACCTAATGCAAACTTTAAAGAAGGATTACAG GCTGGTAGAGTACTTGCAGGCAATGCGAAACTTTTTTTTGCTTGAAGCTGGGGATACTATGTATGATTTCTACACATCTATTTTTGATAAAATAAGAGAAAAGGAAACTTGGCAGAATGTATCATTCCTAAATGTCCAACTCCAGGAAGCAGTTGGACAACGTTACCCAGAGGACAGTTCAAG GCTGTCAATATCTTTTGAAAGTATCGATACAGCAAAGAAGAAACTCCCTGTCCATACCTTAGATGGCTTAACATTGAGCTATAAG GTCCCTTGGCCTGTGGATATAGTTATAAGTTTAGAATGTCAAAAAATTTACAATCAGGTGTTTCTTCTCTTATTACAAATAAAGTGGGCCAAGTATAGCTTAGATGTTTTACGATTTGATG AACTGGTAAATGCTACCGAAAAACCACAGCTTAAAGAAGGACCTCAGTTAGAACAAGAGACAGTTCCTCAGTTTGGATCACAAACAGAACTTATAAAACAACAAATTCACCGCATGTTCCTCTTAAGAGTGAAACTCATGCATTTTGTTAACAGCTTGCACAACTACATCATGACCAGG ATTCTTCACAGTACAGGTTTGGAGTTTCAGCATCAGGTAGAAGAAGCCAAAGATTTAGATCAACTGATTAAAATTCATTATAGATATTTGTCTACAATCCATGATCGCTGCCTGCTGAGAGAAAAG
- the TUBGCP5 gene encoding gamma-tubulin complex component 5 isoform X2, whose amino-acid sequence MAGQPARWSPLEQAQDRDVRALIRRLTGLREAQGGEEPGGRFQTALIFAWSNFRFHRFLDVSSHKVERTIEGIYEKLIVHSDLSKAASWKRLIEKFLNSPLPSTEETKTDAHYGILSLLLCLSDSPSNTNYVEKPRDKEVEKEEEFDWGKYLMEGEEIYFGPDIDTPDWSEESEGEEDAQQPLSREDSGIQVDRTPQEEQDQNKKTVSQVTWKVGEPDARSWLEQHVVPQYWTGRAPRFSHSFHLHSNLAAVWDQHLYSSDPLYMPEERTLVTETQIIRETLWLLSGVKKLFIFQLNEGKVTVRNDIIVTHLTHNCLRSVLEQIAAYGQVVFRLQKFIDEVMGHSSESVIPGTISTPKKTTEPPFRTYQAFMWALYKYFISFKEELTEIEKCVINKDKTVTLSIVVDKLSPRLAQLKVLHKVFSTGIAEVPQVPPDTRNVVRASHLLNTLYKAILEYDNVGEASEQTVSLLFSLWVETVRPYLQTVDEWIVHGNLFDPAKEFIIQRNKNVPVNHRDFWYATYTLYSVSEKMENEEKMSDNASASSGSDQAPSSRQHTMVSFLKPVLKQIIMAGKSMQLLKNLQSKDDSPRQAASRDKQYLECCGNLMQTLKKDYRLVEYLQAMRNFFLLEAGDTMYDFYTSIFDKIREKETWQNVSFLNVQLQEAVGQRYPEDSSRLSISFESIDTAKKKLPVHTLDGLTLSYKVPWPVDIVISLECQKIYNQVFLLLLQIKWAKYSLDVLRFDELVNATEKPQLKEGPQLEQETVPQFGSQTELIKQQIHRMFLLRVKLMHFVNSLHNYIMTRILHSTGLEFQHQVEEAKDLDQLIKIHYRYLSTIHDRCLLREKVSFVKEAIMKVLNLVLMFADRWQAGLGAWKMESIEKMESDFKNCHMFLVTVLNKAVCRGSFPHLESLAVSLMAGMEQS is encoded by the exons ATGGCCGGTCAGCCCGCGCGCTGGAGCCCCCTCGAGCAGGCGCAGGACCGCGACGTCCGGGCGCTGATCCGGCGCCTGACCGGCCTCCGCGAGGcgcagggcggggaggagcccggCGGCCGCTTCCAGACGGCGCTAATCTTCGCCTGGTCCAACTTCAG ATTTCATCGGTTTCTTGATGTAAGCAGTCACAAAGTAGAGAGGACAATAGAGGG aatttaTGAAAAACTGATTGTTCATTCAGACCTCAGTAAAGCCGCAAGCTGGAAAAGACTAATAGAAAAGTTTCTGAACTCACCACTTCCGAGCACTGAAGAAACAAAG aCAGATGCTCATTACGGCATACTATCTCTCCTACTGTGCTTGTCCGATTCTCCTTCCAACACCAACTATGTGGAAAAGCCAAGAGATAAAGAAGTGG AAAAGGAAGAAGAATTTGACTGGGGAAAGTACTTGATGGAAGGGGAAGAAATTTATTTTGGTCCTGACATAGACACACCA GATTGGTCTGAAGAAAGTGAAGGGGAGGAGGATGCTCAACAACCTCTGAGCAGGGAAGATTCAGGCATTCAAGTAGACAGGACACCACAAGAAGAACAagatcaaaacaagaaaacagTGTCTCAGGTCACATGGAAAG TGGGTGAACCTGATGCACGCAGCTGGCTGGAACAGCATGTGGTTCCTCAATATTGGACAGGAAGAGCTCCTCGTTTTTCTCACAGTTTTCACCTACATTCCAATTTAGCTGCTGTCTG GGACCAACACTTGTACAGCAGTGATCCCTTATATATGCCAGAAGAAAGAACTCTTGTAACTGAAACACAGATTATCCGGGAAACTCTCTG GCTTCTTTCAGGGGTGAAAAAGCTCTTTATATTCCAGCTGAATGAGGGAAAGGTGACTGTGAGAAATGACATTATTGTAACTCATTTGACCCAT AACTGCTTAAGATCAGTGTTGGAGCAGATAGCAGCATATGGACAAGTTGTGTTTAGGCTGCAGAAGTTCATTGATGAAGTGATGGGGCACAGCTCAGAAAGTGTAATACCTGGAACCATTTCCACTCCCAAGAAAACTACAGAACCCCCATTTAGAACCTACCAAGCTTTTATGTGGGCCTTGTACAAGTACTTCATTAGTTTCAAAGAAGAGCTTACTGAAATTGAGAAATGCGTAATCAACAAAG ACAAAACAGTCACTCTTTCAATAGTAGTAGATAAGTTGTCACCTCGACTGGCACAGCTTAAGGTACTTCACAAAGTTTTCAGCACAGGGATAGCAGAAGTACCACAAGTACCACCTGATACTCGAAATGTTGTAAGAGCGTCTCATTTGCTTAATACACTCTACAAAGCTATTCTTGAATATGACAACGTTGGAGAAGCATCTGAGCAAACT GtatccctcctcttctctctctgggTTGAAACAGTAAGGCCGTATTTGCAGACAGTGGATGAGTGGATTGTCCATGGTAACTTGTTTGATCCTGCTAAGGAATTTATCATTCAGAG AAACAAAAATGTCCCAGTTAATCACAGGGATTTTTGGTATGCTACCTACACATTATATAGTGTGTCAGAAAAGATGGAGAATGAAGAGAAAATGAGTGATAATGCAAGTGCCAGCTCTGGCAGTGATCAGGCTCCCTCAAGCAGGCAGCACACAATGGTCTCCTTTCTGAAACCAGTACTAAAACAAATCATCATGGCTGGAAAGTCCATGCAATTGTTGAAGAACCTACAATCCAAAGATGATTCTCCACGGCAAGCTGCATCAAGAG ATAAGCAATATCTGGAATGCTGTGGCAACCTAATGCAAACTTTAAAGAAGGATTACAG GCTGGTAGAGTACTTGCAGGCAATGCGAAACTTTTTTTTGCTTGAAGCTGGGGATACTATGTATGATTTCTACACATCTATTTTTGATAAAATAAGAGAAAAGGAAACTTGGCAGAATGTATCATTCCTAAATGTCCAACTCCAGGAAGCAGTTGGACAACGTTACCCAGAGGACAGTTCAAG GCTGTCAATATCTTTTGAAAGTATCGATACAGCAAAGAAGAAACTCCCTGTCCATACCTTAGATGGCTTAACATTGAGCTATAAG GTCCCTTGGCCTGTGGATATAGTTATAAGTTTAGAATGTCAAAAAATTTACAATCAGGTGTTTCTTCTCTTATTACAAATAAAGTGGGCCAAGTATAGCTTAGATGTTTTACGATTTGATG AACTGGTAAATGCTACCGAAAAACCACAGCTTAAAGAAGGACCTCAGTTAGAACAAGAGACAGTTCCTCAGTTTGGATCACAAACAGAACTTATAAAACAACAAATTCACCGCATGTTCCTCTTAAGAGTGAAACTCATGCATTTTGTTAACAGCTTGCACAACTACATCATGACCAGG ATTCTTCACAGTACAGGTTTGGAGTTTCAGCATCAGGTAGAAGAAGCCAAAGATTTAGATCAACTGATTAAAATTCATTATAGATATTTGTCTACAATCCATGATCGCTGCCTGCTGAGAGAAAAG